In Cicer arietinum cultivar CDC Frontier isolate Library 1 chromosome 7, Cicar.CDCFrontier_v2.0, whole genome shotgun sequence, a single window of DNA contains:
- the LOC140918869 gene encoding uncharacterized protein, whose product MKFLSDAIGSYVAWPTHLVALQKKIPKDKSVTSPEKVQINKPPLQPKKGSKPQKLEVNRAAKLQRLEGNKAAKLAATKNLDRGKSVAAAAAPNKSQPRLGKYGACLDIQIKRNMGSSNDSPIVQMNKDIFGDEYIEYLEKEHMYELLEHKELSATVISLYIRFLYEKVVCTRKLSNKYSFLSPHKMSMFKLDPDNVKHYIVDMFLRNKESDKLFLAPYNSGIQTCGNDEITYPLPLPLPCPSPK is encoded by the exons atgaagttcttaagcgacgctattggcagttacgtggcatggcccacacaccttgttgccctccaaaaaaagattcccaaggacaaatcagttacatctcccgaaaag gtccaaataaataaaccacccctacagccaaaaaaaggcagcaaacctcaaaaattggaggttaatagggctgccaaactacaaaggctggagggtaataaagctgccaaacttgcagcaacaaaaaatctggatcggggaaaatcggtcgctgctgctgctgctcctaataaaagtcagccacgccttggtaaatacggggcgtgtcttgacatccaaataaaaaggaacatgggcagcagcaacgattcgcccatcgtacaaatgaataaagacatctttggagatgagtatattgaatacctcgaaaaggagcacatgtacgaacttctcgaacataaggagctgagtgctactgtaatcagcttgtacataag gtttttgtacgagaaggtcgtgtgcacgaggaaactgtcaaataaatactcattcttgtctccgcataagatgtcgatgttcaaactcgatccagacaatgtaaaacactacattgtagatatgtttttaagaaataaagaaagtgataaattgttcttggcaccatataattcagg